One genomic segment of Desmodus rotundus isolate HL8 chromosome 5, HLdesRot8A.1, whole genome shotgun sequence includes these proteins:
- the ARFIP2 gene encoding arfaptin-2: MTDGILGKAATMEIPIHGNGEAGQLPEDDGLEQDLQQVMVSGPNLNETSIVSGGYGGSGDGLIPTGSGRHPSHSATPAGPGDEVARGIAGEKFDIVKKWGINTYKCTKQLLSERFGRGSRTVDLELELQIELLRETKRKYESVLQLGRALTAHLYSLLQTQHALGDAFADLSQKSPELQEEFGYNAETQKLLCKNGETLLGAVNFFVSSINTLVTKTMEDTLMTVKQYEAARLEYDAYRTDLEELSLGPRDAGTRGRLESAQATFQAHRDKYEKLRGDVAIKLKFLEENKIKVMHKQLLLFHNAVSAYFAGNQKQLEQTLQQFNIKLRPPGAEKPSWLEEQ; encoded by the exons ATGACGGACGGGATCCTAGGGAAGGCAGCCACAATGGAGATCCCCATCCATGGGAATGGCGAAGCTGGGCAGCTTCCTGAGGATGATGGGCTGGAGCAG GACCTCCAGCAGGTGATGGTGTCAGGACCCAACCTCAATGAAACCAGCATTGTGTCTGGTGGCTATGGGGGCTCTGGTGATGGACTCATCCCCACAG GGTCTGGCCGCCATCCATCTCACAGTGCCACTCCTGCTGGCCCCGGAGATGAGGTGGCTCGGGGCATCGCTGGAGAGAAGTTTGACATCGTCAAGAAATGGGGCATCAACACATATAAG TGCACAAAGCAGCTGTTATCAGAGCGATTTGGCCGAGGCTCCCGGACCGTGGACCTGGAGCTAGAGCTGCAGATTGAGTTGCTACGTGAGACGAAGCGCAAGTATGAGAGTGTCTTGCAGCTGGGCCGGGCACTGACAGCTCACCTCTACAGCCTGCTGCAGACCCAGCATGCACTAGGTGATGCCTTTGCTGACCTCAGCCAGAAGTCCCCAGAGCTTCAG GAGGAATTTGGCTACAATGCAGAGACACAGAAGCTGCTGTGCAAGAATGGAGAGACACTACTAGGGGCTGTGAACTTCTTTGTCTCTAGCATCAACACTTTGGTCACCAAGACCATGGAAGACACACTCATGACTGTCAAACAGTATGAGGCTGCCAG GCTGGAATATGATGCCTACCGAACAGACTTAGAGGAGCTGAGCCTAGGCCCCCGGGATGCAGGGACGCGTGGTCGACTTGAGAGTGCCCAGGCCACTTTCCAGGCCCATCGAGACAAATATGAGAAGCTTCGGGGAGATGTGGCCATCAAGCTCAAGTTCCTGGAAGAAAACAAG ATCAAGGTGATGCACAAGCAGCTGCTGCTCTTCCACAATGCTGTGTCTGCCTACTTTGCTGGGAACCAGAAACAACTGGAGCAGACCCTGCAGCAGTTCAACATCAAGCTGAGGCCTCCTGGAGCCGAGAAGCCCTCCTGGCTAGAGGAGCAGTGA
- the TIMM10B gene encoding mitochondrial import inner membrane translocase subunit Tim10 B, which produces MEQQQQEQQQLRNLRDFLLVYNRMTELCFQRCVPSLHHRALDAEEEACLHSCAGKLIHSNHRLMAAYVKLMPALVQRRIADYEAASAVPGVAGRPGNSPSGS; this is translated from the exons atggagcagcagcagcaggagcagcagcagctaaGGAAT TTGCGGGACTTCCTGTTGGTCTACAATCGGATGACAGAACTCTGCTTCCAGCGCTGCGTGCCCAGCCTGCACCACCGAGCTCTGGATGCTGAGGAG GAGGCCTGTCTGCACAGCTGTGCTGGGAAGCTGATCCATTCCAACCACCGCCTCATGGCCGCTTATGTGAAGCTCATGCCTGCCCTGGTGCAGCGCCGCATCGCAGACTACGAGGCTGCCTCAGCTGTGCCAGGTGTTGCTGGACGGCCTGGAAACTCACCGTCAGGCAGCTAG